The following are from one region of the Acipenser ruthenus chromosome 19, fAciRut3.2 maternal haplotype, whole genome shotgun sequence genome:
- the LOC117424430 gene encoding regulator of G-protein signaling 9-binding protein, whose translation MGKEECKTLLDALNKVTACYRHLVVTVGGTSDSQNLREELKKTRKKAQELAVANRNKLTTLLRDKTISKEDRAEYERLWVIFSTCMEFLEVDMKKALEIGQEFPLNVPKRYLIHSGMSGGTSAVAARAMSAQNMKYEADSNIDVADLKELENEINQVGEMMVEMEMKVNVANWTVEAKQDPGAELKSTISVGASSVGMISVNEETKSACDPTKVLAGVIFCAFLFIAVILAVLVIKLS comes from the coding sequence ATGGGAAAGGAGGAGTGCAAGACTCTACTGGATGCACTGAACAAAGTGACCGCCTGTTACAGGCACCTGGTCGTCACAGTCGGAGGAACCTCCGATTCACAGAATTTAAGAGAAGAACTGAAGAAAACGAGAAAAAAGGCTCAGGAACTCGCAGTAGCCAACAGAAACAAGTTGACTACCTTATTGCGAGACAAAACGATCAGCAAAGAAGATAGAGCCGAGTACGAGAGGCTATGGGTCATCTTTTCCACATGCATGGAATTTCTAGAGGTCGATATGAAAAAAGCTTTGGAAATTGGCCAGGAGTTCCCGTTAAATGTTCCCAAAAGGTACCTGATCCATTCTGGGATGAGCGGCGGGACCTCTGCGGTGGCGGCCCGGGCTATGAGTGCCCAAAATATGAAGTACGAGGCGGACAGTAATATCGATGTGGCCGATTTAAAAGAGTTGGAAAACGAGATTAACCAGGTCGGAGAAATGATGGTGGAAATGGAAATGAAGGTAAACGTTGCAAACTGGACAGTGGAGGCTAAACAAGACCCCGGTGCAGAGTTGAAGTCGACCATAAGTGTGGGTGCTTCCTCTGTCGGTATGATTTCTGTCAACGAAGAAACCAAATCGGCTTGTGACCCGACCAAAGTTTTGGCTGGGGTGATATtctgtgcttttttgtttattgCCGTTATTTTAGCTGTATTAGTTATAAAACTctcttga